The following are encoded in a window of Nitrospirota bacterium genomic DNA:
- a CDS encoding helix-turn-helix transcriptional regulator, whose protein sequence is MTDQWTFDPSKLKTLRSFKRLSPEALGRSIGKSRITIINWEKGRMTPTAKDIVAIANAFDIDPASFFGKQVA, encoded by the coding sequence ATGACTGATCAATGGACCTTCGATCCCTCAAAACTGAAGACGCTCAGGAGCTTCAAGCGCCTATCACCAGAGGCGCTGGGTCGTTCCATCGGTAAATCCCGCATTACCATTATCAATTGGGAAAAGGGTCGGATGACGCCAACGGCGAAGGACATCGTGGCCATTGCCAATGCCTTCGACATCGACCCCGCCTCATTTTTTGGAAAGCAGGTGGCCTGA